The Pygocentrus nattereri isolate fPygNat1 chromosome 2, fPygNat1.pri, whole genome shotgun sequence genome has a window encoding:
- the si:dkey-19b23.10 gene encoding uncharacterized protein si:dkey-19b23.10, translated as MLSPPQTRPEIMADHSSIHPSESLAFPATYRFQAQGHRSSHSLFQNSSMGRLNQYGDSSNLLCEPTNNCATPGTSMNGGDEQINSGYWDMESSVSSQALALNRTKAHTGAYEEEWNSNSQQQDAMEDYGATVGNHQKLDSFSEAFYSRSICRITSSSEQGGYSVAPNNSSTPPLPSLSFPLVLSPPPTPLPPPSLSPPKRAPHPLVAQSLNQAPSQSPSEGSLRFFPPLPSACSTLTGTFSPAHWLPLSTDATGDITQHLAQDPSPSSIYPEGMGLHLRQLSTTHRDADSSLETSPCSPLGQHPQPQSVPKLVEHDPITSEDHMTWSQTVQSSQPFCPPFHQTHTQAEGLRVDEDTKPSSILQRKQFLCLSSSQNTPSDIYTGVPFHSVLQSGVLRDDYWHATPRYTPPPMLNPNRNGTGLYCNLLHLLDNRGLWSEETRYNGQQRCVNIGLEFQATVPDLLEREELEEWPEEPLREVLLWKPWAELEESDVIQERVENLLDLSTSTALPGGGANLELALHSLSLCQGNIMGALELMFFSNSTPSRDYHYAGSDVWRLSEQKLFHKAFAMYGKDFSFIHKMVKTKQISQCVEFYYHSKRLQEKQRKQKEREKEQQQMDAETTFTSTSQVVMPTKIMMNPINMERVIHTPSLATSFPCKQCGKMFYKIKSRNAHMKIHRQQQEDWRERINPNNHHNLTQALQNQNRTLTHPNQLVTQNHQTQLLTQSLIQNLVQSQAQLAFLQNSKTQSACFTTAISSMGPTQSPQTAPKAPTLPLYTGHQQAWGALHGNLEPSLYFN; from the exons ATGCTCTCTCCTCCACAAACTCGCCCAGAGATCATGGCAGACCAttcttccatccatccttcaGAGTCTCTAGCCTTCCCTGCTACATACCGCTTTCAGGCACAAGGTCACAGGTCAAGCCACAGCCTTTTTCAGAACAGTTCTATGGGAAGATTAAACCAGTATGGGGACAGCAGTAACCTCTTGTGTGAGCCCACCAACAACTGTGCAACTCCTGGAACCAGCATGAACGGAGGCGACGAACAGATCAACTCAGGATACTGGGATATGGAGTCTTCAGTGTCATCTCAGGCTCTTGCACTGAACAGAACCAAAGCCCACACTGGAGCATATGAAGAGGAATGGAATTCTAACTCTCAGCAGCAGGATGCAATGGAGGATTATGGTGCCACAGTTGGGAACCATCAGAAACTCGACTCCTTCTCCGAGGCATTTTATAGCCGAAGCATTTGCAGGATTACCAGCAGCAGTGAACAGGGAGGATACAGTGTTGCTCCCAACAACTCTTCCactcctcctcttccctctctttccttccctctgGTTCTCAGTCCTCCTCCTACACCTCTGCCTCCCCCTTCACTCTCACCTCCCAAACGGGCTCCTCATCCTCTTGTGGCACAATCACTGAACCAGGCACCATCGCAATCACCTTCTGAAGGTTCTTTGCGGTTCTTTCCACCACTTCCTAGTGCCTGTTCTACCCTGACAGGGACTTTCTCTCCTGCCCACTGGCTCCCACTTTCCACTGATGCCACTGGAGACATAACACAGCACCTTGCTCAGGATCCAAGCCCATCCTCAATCTATCCAGAAGGGATGGGGCTTCATCTAAGGCAGCTGAGTACTACGCACAGAGACGCAG ACAGTTCTCTTGAGACGTCTCCATGTTCACCTCTGGGCCAGCATCCACAACCACAGTCTGTTCCAAAGCTGGTGGAGCATGACCCTATAACCTCTGAAGATCACATGACATGGTCACAG ACAGTTCAGTCTTCTCAGCCTTTTTGTCCACCATTCCATCAAACACATACTCAGGCAGAAGGGCTGAGGGTGGATGAGGATACAAAGCCCAGTTCTATACTCCAGCGAAAGCAGTTTTTATGTTTGTCCAGCTCCCAG AACACTCCCTCCGATATCTACACTGGAGTTCCTTTCCACAGTGTCCTCCAGTCAGGAGTACTGAGGGATGACTATTGGCATGCCACTCCCCGTTATACTCCCCCTCCGATGCTTAATCCCAACCGAAATGGAACAGGTCTCTACTGCAACCTTCTGCATTTGCTGGACAATAGAGGATTGTGGTCAGAGGAGACAAGGTACAATGGTCAACAAAG GTGTGTGAACATAGGGCTAGAGTTTCAGGCCACCGTACCAGATCTGCTGGAGAGGGAGGAGCTAGAGGAGTGGCCAGAAGAACCATTGCGGGAAGTGTTACTTTGGAAACCATGGGCAGAGTTAGAAGAAAGTGATGTCATACAAGAGCGTG ttgAAAATCTACTAGATCTCAGTACGTCTACTGCTTTACCTGGAGGTGGTGCTAATCTGGAGCTTGCCCTTCACAGTCTCTCTTTGTGTCAAGGCAACATAATG GGTGCTTTGGAGTTGATGTTTTTCTCCAACTCTACACCTTCAAGAGACTACCATTATGCCG GCAGCGACGTGTGGCGTTTGAGTGAACAAAAGCTGTTCCATAAGGCTTTTGCCATGTATGGCAAAGATTTCTCCTTCATTCACAAAATG GTGAAGACAAAGCAGATATCACAGTGTGTGGAATTCTACTATCATTCCAAGCGTCTacaagagaaacagaggaagcagaaggagagagagaaagaacagcaGCAGATGGATGCTGAAACTACTTTTACTTCCACTAGCCAA GTTGTGATGCCAACCAAGATAATGATGAATCCTATAAATATGGAGAGGGTAATTCATACACCTTCACTGGCTACAAGCTTCCCATGTAAACAGTGTGGAAA AATGTTCTACAAGATCAAAAGCAGAAATGCCCACATGAAGATCCATCGGCAGCAGCAGGAGGACTGGAGGGAAAGAATCAACCCCAACAACCATCACAACTTAACCCAGGCCCTGCAGAACCAGAACCGAACCCTGACCCATCCTAACCAGCTTGTTACACAGAATCATCAAACCCAGCTCTTAACCCAGAGTTTGATCCAGAACCTGGTGCAGTCTCAGGCCCAGTTGGCATTCCTCCAGAACTCCAAGACACAGAGTGCATGTTTCACCACTGCTATCAGTAGCATGGGCCCCACACAAAGCCCACAGACAGCACCCAAAGCCCCAACACTGCCACTTTATACTGGGCACCAACAGGCTTGGGGTGCCTTGCATGGTAATTTAGAGCCAAGTCTCTATTTTAACTAA